A genome region from Brassica oleracea var. oleracea cultivar TO1000 chromosome C2, BOL, whole genome shotgun sequence includes the following:
- the LOC106327037 gene encoding symplekin isoform X2 — translation MVGAIMASSSYSRGKLQGLARSAKSATDLPPKLHRLRNLRRNLQGEASVFPAELLPLLFDLLSDQFGAARKFVAEILGEIGLNDVELLPEIVPLFIKSLQDDTPAVVRQVIASASALFPSTLHKFALQGLHSSELDELLQSSWTWMLKFKDEICSLAFKQGNSGVKLCAIKFVQALILLYTPDPSVSLESQDFNISILRGGHPVLNIGDLSIEASQKLASLLDQLRHPAAKSLNSSTIIFLINSLSSVAKKRPAYCGRILPVLLSLDAPSFLKGVHAAAANLALKTVFLSCLECTHPAAAPWKDRLIGALKEIEGGSRAEKAEDLFYATNGSIQDKDCVEDTKVSVEQNSLRANSVVAESNFGRKRSGSEYNIDLNGDALTGKRSRITPSVSGESTEGLNGNSVGSLPLVTSTSTGPSNSRGVSDTGPVQQLVAMFGALVAQGEKAIGSLEILISSISADLLADVVMANMHNILLNSSSYADGTDELVMNMSIVGSDAQIKYPPSFVAGVLSLSTAFPPVAALINPHTPKTENEGEELCVHHVDQPIFPSVDAVLASGLSASSVNEEGNIELPPNVDYRGNIESGIPGLDSSAQRYVLSEAPFTSVLGSTNVEAASKNQDTSASGELLLAVIPSVSVDKSEEFSPKATGIGSYSLVSSTATSLASAPQFVLPKISAPVVNLSDEEKDSLQKLVFLRIVEAYKQVSMSGGSQLRFSLLAHLGVEFPSELDPWKMLQEHILSDYLSHEGHELTVRVLYRLYGEAEAEQDFFSSTTAASAYESFLVAVAEALRDSFPPSDKSLSKLLGDSPFLPKSVLKLLESFCCPESGDKVEKDLPSGDRVTQGLSAVWSLILTRPGIRNDCLKIALQSAVHPLEEIRMKAIRLVANKLYSLSFITQQIEEFAKDKLFSVVSCISSERGGPETLSNDCVKPVSGAGMDSSLEATSVTEAQRCLSLYFALCTKKHALFVHVFSIYKDASDPVKQAIHRQIPILVRTMGSSSELLKIIADPPNGSENLLMQVLQTLTEAAKPSLELIHTIRKLFDTRIKDVEIIFPILPFMPRDDVLRVFPHMVSLPMEKFQVALSRVLQGPSQSGPVLSPSEVLIAIHSIDPARDGIPLKQITDACNTCFAQRQTFTQQVLAGVLNQLVQQIPLPMLFMRTVLQAIGAFPALSDFIMEILSRLVSKQIWKYPKLWVGFLKCAQSTQPQSYKVLLQLPPTQLGNALTKISSLRAPLAAHASQPDIQSSLPRSTLAVLGLVPDSQGTQTSQVQASETQESQVQASETQESQVQASETQESQVQASETQESQVQASETQESQMQASETQEGQGKQQASESQEQTSPSQQVSVPLSHSETDHNQETSQVVASHSQSSPIATGRSETSQSQSSPIGAGQSEVSQTTQVSDSDPPLAPTSHTQTSDSQPDNEKMEEDTATSENERSEVDKSKESSAEEEEEE, via the exons ATGGTGGGAGCCATCATGGCTTCTTCTTCGTATTCAAGAGGAAAGCTCCAAGGTCTCGCTAGATCCGCCAAATCAGCCACCGATTTGCCTCCGAAGCTGCACCGCTTGCGCAATTTGCGTCGGAATTTGCAAGGAGAAGCATCCGTTTTCCCGGCCGAGCTTCTTCCTCTCCTTTTCGATCTTCTCTCTGATCAATTCGGTGCTGCCCGCAAGTTCGTCGCCGA GATTCTTGGTGAAATTGGTTTGAACGATGTGGAATTATTACCTGAGATAGTTCCCCTTTTTATTAAGTCTCTCCAAGATGACACCCCCGCTGTCGTCAGGCAGGTCATCGCTTCTGCTTCTGCTCTCTTCCCTTCCACCCTCCATAAATTCGCACTTCAG GGTTTGCATTCTAGTGAGCTAGATGAGCTTCTTCAATCTTCCTGGACATGGATGCTTAAGTTCAAGGATGAAATATGCTCTTTGGCTTTCAAG CAAGGAAACAGTGGTGTAAAGTTATGCGCTATCAAATTTGTGCAAGCGCTTATTCTTTTGTATACACCTGACCCTAGCGTGTCTTTGGAGTCTCAAG ATTTTAATATTTCTATTCTTCGTGGGGGGCATCCTGTTTTGAATATCGGAGACTTGTCCATTGAGGCCAGCCAGAAATTGGCTTCACTGCTTGATCAGCTTAGGCACCCTGCTGCTAAATCTCTAAATAGCTCCACCATTATTTTTCTTATCAATAG TCTTTCATCAGTTGCAAAGAAACGTCCTGCATATTGTGGACGAATTCTGCCTGTTCTACTGAGCTTGGATGCCCCAAGCTTTCTCAAAGGAGTGCATGCAGCAGCAGCAAATCTTGCCCTCAAGACTGTTTTTCTCTCCTGCTTGGAATGTACACATCCGGCTGCTGCACCG TGGAAGGACCGGTTGATCGGTGCTCTGAAAGAGATAGAAGGTGGCAGTCGGGCAGAGAAAGCTGAAGATCTGTTTTACGCAACTAACGGAAGCATTCAAGACAAAGACTGTGTAGAGGATACAAAG GTATCAGTGGAACAGAATTCTCTCCGTGCAAATTCTGTTGTTGCGGAAAGTAACTTTGGTAGGAAAAGATCTGGATCGGAATACAATATTGATCTAAATGGAGATGCTTTGACTGGAAAACGATCAAGAATAACACCTTCTGTGTCAGGAGAATCTACTGAAGGATTAAATGGTAACAGTGTTGGCTCTCTACCTCTGGTTACTTCTACTTCAACTGGACCAAGTAATAGCAGAGGAGTGAGTGATACTGGACCTGTTCAGCAACTGGTTGCTATGTTTGGAGCATTGGTTGCCCAGGGTGAAAAAGCAATTGGATCTCTAGAGATCCTTATTTCTAGTATTTCTGCGGATCTGCTGGCCGATGTTGTGATGGCTAATATGCATAATATTCTACTAAATAGTTCCTCTTATGCTGATGGCACCGATGAGCTGGTGATGAACATGTCTATAGTTGGTAGTGATGCACAAATTAAATATCCACCATCGTTTGTGGCTGGTGTTCTTTCACTGTCAACTGCATTCCCACCAGTTGCTGCCCTGATAAATCCTCACACACCGAAAACGGAAAAT GAAGGTGAAGAACTCTGTGTGCATCATGTGGACCAGCCGATATTTCCGTCTGTAGATGCAGTTCTTGCAAGTGGCTTATCAGCCTCTTCAGTAAATGAAGAGGGCAATATTGAGCTTCCACCAAATGTGGATTACAGAGGGAATATAGAAAGTGGTATACCTGGACTAGATTCTTCTGCTCAACGTTATGTGTTATCAGAAGCCCCTTTTACTTCTGTATTGGGTTCGACAAATGTGGAGGCCGCCAGCAAGAACCAAGATACGAGTGCCAGTGGAGAACTTCTTCTCGCTGTGATTCCATCAGTGTCAGTGGATAAGTCTGAGGAGTTTAGTCCAAAGGCGACTGGCATAGGTTCTTACAGCTTGGTTTCCTCAACGGCAACTTCACTTGCTTCTGCGCCTCAGTTTGTCTTGCCTAAGATATCAGCACCTGTTGTCAACCTTTCTGATGAAGAGAAAGACAGTTTGCAGAAGCTGGTGTTTTTGCGCATTGTTGAAGCATATAAACAAGTATCAATGTCTGGTGGCTCACAACTTCGTTTTTCTCTTCTTGCTCACTTGGGAGTTGAG TTTCCTTCGGAGTTGGACCCTTGGAAAATGTTACAGGAACACATTCTCTCTGATTATTTGAGTCATGAG GGACATGAGTTGACTGTGCGGGTTCTCTACAGGCTATACGGGGAGGCAGAAGCAGAACAAGATTTCTTCTCGTCAACTACTGCTGCGTCTGCATATGAAAGTTTCTTGGTGGCTGTG GCTGAAGCACTTAGAGATTCTTTTCCACCGTCTGATAAATCGTTAAGTAAATTGCTCGGAGATTCTCCATTTCTGCCAAAATCAGTTCTGAAGTTGTTGGAATCGTTTTGCTGTCCTGAAAGTGGTGACAAGGTTGAAAAGGACTTACCTAGCGGAGACCGTGTTACTCAAGGCCTCAGTGCGGTTTGGAGTCTGATTTTAACTAGACCTGGAATCCGGAATGACTGCCTGAAGATTGCTTTGCAG AGTGCTGTTCACCCCTTGGAAGAGATTCGCATGAAAGCAATCCGCCTG GTGGCAAACAAGCTCTATTCTTTATCATTCATTACACAACAGATTGAGGAATTTGCAAAGGACAAGCTATTTTCCGTAGTGAGTTGCATTTCTTCAGAGAGAGGAGGTCCTGAAACGTTGAGCAATGATTGTGTAAAG CCGGTGAGTGGTGCGGGCATGGATTCGTCCTTAGAAGCAACTTCAGTAACCGAAGCCCAACGCTGCTTATCACTCTATTTTGCACTATGTACCAAG AAGCACGCCCTTTTTGTCCATGTGTTCAGCATTTACAAAGATGCATCAGATCCTGTTAAGCAG GCTATCCATCGTCAAATCCCAATACTAGTTCGTACTATGGGCTCATCATCTGAGCTTCTTAAAATTATAGCAGACCCACCGAATGGAAGTGAGAACCTTCTAATGCAG GTTCTTCAAACCCTCACTGAGGCGGCTAAGCCTTCTTTAGAGTTGATACATACCATAAGAAAGTTGTTTGATACAAGAATAAAG GATGTAGAAATTATTTTCCCAATATTGCCGTTCATGCCAAGAGACGAT GTTCTACGTGTTTTCCCTCATATGGTCAGTCTTCCTATGGAGAAATTCCAAGTCGCACTCTCTCGTGTCCTGCAG GGACCATCTCAGTCTGGTCCAGTGCTTTCTCCATCAGAAGTTTTAATTGCTATCCATAGCATCGACCCAGCGAGAGACGGAATACCGCTTAAACAG ATCACAGATGCATGCAATACCTGTTTCGCACAGAGGCAGACATTCACTCAACAGGTTTTAGCCGGCGTTCTGAACCAACTG GTCCAGCAAATTCCGCTGCCAATGTTATTCATGCGTACAGTTCTACAAGCTATCGGTGCTTTTCCAGCTCTG TCCGACTTTATCATGGAGATCCTTTCTCGTCTCGTTAGCAAACAG ATATGGAAATATCCGAAACTGTGGGTAGGATTCTTGAAATGTGCCCAGTCAACACAGCCTCAATCATACAAGGTCTTACTACAG CTTCCTCCAACTCAGCTGGGAAATGCATTGACTAAAATCTCATCCTTAAGAGCTCCTCTGGCCGCGCATGCCAGCCAGCCAGATATTCAGTCTTCACTTCCAAG ATCTACATTGGCTGTTCTTGGACTTGTCCCTGATTCTCAGGGAACACAGACGAGTCAAGTACAAGCAAGTGAAACACAAGAGAGTCAGGTGCAAGCGAGTGAGACACAAGAGAGTCAG GTGCAAGCGAGTGAGACACAAGAGAGTCAGGTGCAAGCGAGTGAGACACAAGAGAGTCAGGTGCAAGCGAGTGAAACACAAGAGAGTCAGATGCAAGCCAGTGAAACACAAGAGGGTCAGGGAAAGCAGCAAGCAAGCGAGTCGCAAGAGCAAACGAGCCCGTCTCAGCAAGTCTCCGTACCATTGAGTCACTCTGAAACAGATCATAATCAGGAAACCAGTCAGGTGGTTGCCAGTCATTCTCAAAGCAGTCCTATAGCTACGGGCCGGTCAGAGACGAGTCAGTCTCAGAGCAGTCCCATTGGTGCGGGTCAGTCTGAAGTGAGTCAGACCACCCAAGTGTCGGACTCGGATCCTCCTCTAGCACCAACGAGCCATACCCAGACATCAGATTCTCAACCCGATAATGAGAAGATGGAAGAGGACACAGCAACCTCGGAAAACGAGAGGTCTGAAGTTGACAAGTCAAAGGAATCTTCTGCAGAAGAAGAAGAAGAAGAGTGA
- the LOC106327037 gene encoding symplekin isoform X1 codes for MVGAIMASSSYSRGKLQGLARSAKSATDLPPKLHRLRNLRRNLQGEASVFPAELLPLLFDLLSDQFGAARKFVAEILGEIGLNDVELLPEIVPLFIKSLQDDTPAVVRQVIASASALFPSTLHKFALQGLHSSELDELLQSSWTWMLKFKDEICSLAFKQGNSGVKLCAIKFVQALILLYTPDPSVSLESQDFNISILRGGHPVLNIGDLSIEASQKLASLLDQLRHPAAKSLNSSTIIFLINSLSSVAKKRPAYCGRILPVLLSLDAPSFLKGVHAAAANLALKTVFLSCLECTHPAAAPWKDRLIGALKEIEGGSRAEKAEDLFYATNGSIQDKDCVEDTKFQVSVEQNSLRANSVVAESNFGRKRSGSEYNIDLNGDALTGKRSRITPSVSGESTEGLNGNSVGSLPLVTSTSTGPSNSRGVSDTGPVQQLVAMFGALVAQGEKAIGSLEILISSISADLLADVVMANMHNILLNSSSYADGTDELVMNMSIVGSDAQIKYPPSFVAGVLSLSTAFPPVAALINPHTPKTENEGEELCVHHVDQPIFPSVDAVLASGLSASSVNEEGNIELPPNVDYRGNIESGIPGLDSSAQRYVLSEAPFTSVLGSTNVEAASKNQDTSASGELLLAVIPSVSVDKSEEFSPKATGIGSYSLVSSTATSLASAPQFVLPKISAPVVNLSDEEKDSLQKLVFLRIVEAYKQVSMSGGSQLRFSLLAHLGVEFPSELDPWKMLQEHILSDYLSHEGHELTVRVLYRLYGEAEAEQDFFSSTTAASAYESFLVAVAEALRDSFPPSDKSLSKLLGDSPFLPKSVLKLLESFCCPESGDKVEKDLPSGDRVTQGLSAVWSLILTRPGIRNDCLKIALQSAVHPLEEIRMKAIRLVANKLYSLSFITQQIEEFAKDKLFSVVSCISSERGGPETLSNDCVKPVSGAGMDSSLEATSVTEAQRCLSLYFALCTKKHALFVHVFSIYKDASDPVKQAIHRQIPILVRTMGSSSELLKIIADPPNGSENLLMQVLQTLTEAAKPSLELIHTIRKLFDTRIKDVEIIFPILPFMPRDDVLRVFPHMVSLPMEKFQVALSRVLQGPSQSGPVLSPSEVLIAIHSIDPARDGIPLKQITDACNTCFAQRQTFTQQVLAGVLNQLVQQIPLPMLFMRTVLQAIGAFPALSDFIMEILSRLVSKQIWKYPKLWVGFLKCAQSTQPQSYKVLLQLPPTQLGNALTKISSLRAPLAAHASQPDIQSSLPRSTLAVLGLVPDSQGTQTSQVQASETQESQVQASETQESQVQASETQESQVQASETQESQVQASETQESQMQASETQEGQGKQQASESQEQTSPSQQVSVPLSHSETDHNQETSQVVASHSQSSPIATGRSETSQSQSSPIGAGQSEVSQTTQVSDSDPPLAPTSHTQTSDSQPDNEKMEEDTATSENERSEVDKSKESSAEEEEEE; via the exons ATGGTGGGAGCCATCATGGCTTCTTCTTCGTATTCAAGAGGAAAGCTCCAAGGTCTCGCTAGATCCGCCAAATCAGCCACCGATTTGCCTCCGAAGCTGCACCGCTTGCGCAATTTGCGTCGGAATTTGCAAGGAGAAGCATCCGTTTTCCCGGCCGAGCTTCTTCCTCTCCTTTTCGATCTTCTCTCTGATCAATTCGGTGCTGCCCGCAAGTTCGTCGCCGA GATTCTTGGTGAAATTGGTTTGAACGATGTGGAATTATTACCTGAGATAGTTCCCCTTTTTATTAAGTCTCTCCAAGATGACACCCCCGCTGTCGTCAGGCAGGTCATCGCTTCTGCTTCTGCTCTCTTCCCTTCCACCCTCCATAAATTCGCACTTCAG GGTTTGCATTCTAGTGAGCTAGATGAGCTTCTTCAATCTTCCTGGACATGGATGCTTAAGTTCAAGGATGAAATATGCTCTTTGGCTTTCAAG CAAGGAAACAGTGGTGTAAAGTTATGCGCTATCAAATTTGTGCAAGCGCTTATTCTTTTGTATACACCTGACCCTAGCGTGTCTTTGGAGTCTCAAG ATTTTAATATTTCTATTCTTCGTGGGGGGCATCCTGTTTTGAATATCGGAGACTTGTCCATTGAGGCCAGCCAGAAATTGGCTTCACTGCTTGATCAGCTTAGGCACCCTGCTGCTAAATCTCTAAATAGCTCCACCATTATTTTTCTTATCAATAG TCTTTCATCAGTTGCAAAGAAACGTCCTGCATATTGTGGACGAATTCTGCCTGTTCTACTGAGCTTGGATGCCCCAAGCTTTCTCAAAGGAGTGCATGCAGCAGCAGCAAATCTTGCCCTCAAGACTGTTTTTCTCTCCTGCTTGGAATGTACACATCCGGCTGCTGCACCG TGGAAGGACCGGTTGATCGGTGCTCTGAAAGAGATAGAAGGTGGCAGTCGGGCAGAGAAAGCTGAAGATCTGTTTTACGCAACTAACGGAAGCATTCAAGACAAAGACTGTGTAGAGGATACAAAG TTTCAGGTATCAGTGGAACAGAATTCTCTCCGTGCAAATTCTGTTGTTGCGGAAAGTAACTTTGGTAGGAAAAGATCTGGATCGGAATACAATATTGATCTAAATGGAGATGCTTTGACTGGAAAACGATCAAGAATAACACCTTCTGTGTCAGGAGAATCTACTGAAGGATTAAATGGTAACAGTGTTGGCTCTCTACCTCTGGTTACTTCTACTTCAACTGGACCAAGTAATAGCAGAGGAGTGAGTGATACTGGACCTGTTCAGCAACTGGTTGCTATGTTTGGAGCATTGGTTGCCCAGGGTGAAAAAGCAATTGGATCTCTAGAGATCCTTATTTCTAGTATTTCTGCGGATCTGCTGGCCGATGTTGTGATGGCTAATATGCATAATATTCTACTAAATAGTTCCTCTTATGCTGATGGCACCGATGAGCTGGTGATGAACATGTCTATAGTTGGTAGTGATGCACAAATTAAATATCCACCATCGTTTGTGGCTGGTGTTCTTTCACTGTCAACTGCATTCCCACCAGTTGCTGCCCTGATAAATCCTCACACACCGAAAACGGAAAAT GAAGGTGAAGAACTCTGTGTGCATCATGTGGACCAGCCGATATTTCCGTCTGTAGATGCAGTTCTTGCAAGTGGCTTATCAGCCTCTTCAGTAAATGAAGAGGGCAATATTGAGCTTCCACCAAATGTGGATTACAGAGGGAATATAGAAAGTGGTATACCTGGACTAGATTCTTCTGCTCAACGTTATGTGTTATCAGAAGCCCCTTTTACTTCTGTATTGGGTTCGACAAATGTGGAGGCCGCCAGCAAGAACCAAGATACGAGTGCCAGTGGAGAACTTCTTCTCGCTGTGATTCCATCAGTGTCAGTGGATAAGTCTGAGGAGTTTAGTCCAAAGGCGACTGGCATAGGTTCTTACAGCTTGGTTTCCTCAACGGCAACTTCACTTGCTTCTGCGCCTCAGTTTGTCTTGCCTAAGATATCAGCACCTGTTGTCAACCTTTCTGATGAAGAGAAAGACAGTTTGCAGAAGCTGGTGTTTTTGCGCATTGTTGAAGCATATAAACAAGTATCAATGTCTGGTGGCTCACAACTTCGTTTTTCTCTTCTTGCTCACTTGGGAGTTGAG TTTCCTTCGGAGTTGGACCCTTGGAAAATGTTACAGGAACACATTCTCTCTGATTATTTGAGTCATGAG GGACATGAGTTGACTGTGCGGGTTCTCTACAGGCTATACGGGGAGGCAGAAGCAGAACAAGATTTCTTCTCGTCAACTACTGCTGCGTCTGCATATGAAAGTTTCTTGGTGGCTGTG GCTGAAGCACTTAGAGATTCTTTTCCACCGTCTGATAAATCGTTAAGTAAATTGCTCGGAGATTCTCCATTTCTGCCAAAATCAGTTCTGAAGTTGTTGGAATCGTTTTGCTGTCCTGAAAGTGGTGACAAGGTTGAAAAGGACTTACCTAGCGGAGACCGTGTTACTCAAGGCCTCAGTGCGGTTTGGAGTCTGATTTTAACTAGACCTGGAATCCGGAATGACTGCCTGAAGATTGCTTTGCAG AGTGCTGTTCACCCCTTGGAAGAGATTCGCATGAAAGCAATCCGCCTG GTGGCAAACAAGCTCTATTCTTTATCATTCATTACACAACAGATTGAGGAATTTGCAAAGGACAAGCTATTTTCCGTAGTGAGTTGCATTTCTTCAGAGAGAGGAGGTCCTGAAACGTTGAGCAATGATTGTGTAAAG CCGGTGAGTGGTGCGGGCATGGATTCGTCCTTAGAAGCAACTTCAGTAACCGAAGCCCAACGCTGCTTATCACTCTATTTTGCACTATGTACCAAG AAGCACGCCCTTTTTGTCCATGTGTTCAGCATTTACAAAGATGCATCAGATCCTGTTAAGCAG GCTATCCATCGTCAAATCCCAATACTAGTTCGTACTATGGGCTCATCATCTGAGCTTCTTAAAATTATAGCAGACCCACCGAATGGAAGTGAGAACCTTCTAATGCAG GTTCTTCAAACCCTCACTGAGGCGGCTAAGCCTTCTTTAGAGTTGATACATACCATAAGAAAGTTGTTTGATACAAGAATAAAG GATGTAGAAATTATTTTCCCAATATTGCCGTTCATGCCAAGAGACGAT GTTCTACGTGTTTTCCCTCATATGGTCAGTCTTCCTATGGAGAAATTCCAAGTCGCACTCTCTCGTGTCCTGCAG GGACCATCTCAGTCTGGTCCAGTGCTTTCTCCATCAGAAGTTTTAATTGCTATCCATAGCATCGACCCAGCGAGAGACGGAATACCGCTTAAACAG ATCACAGATGCATGCAATACCTGTTTCGCACAGAGGCAGACATTCACTCAACAGGTTTTAGCCGGCGTTCTGAACCAACTG GTCCAGCAAATTCCGCTGCCAATGTTATTCATGCGTACAGTTCTACAAGCTATCGGTGCTTTTCCAGCTCTG TCCGACTTTATCATGGAGATCCTTTCTCGTCTCGTTAGCAAACAG ATATGGAAATATCCGAAACTGTGGGTAGGATTCTTGAAATGTGCCCAGTCAACACAGCCTCAATCATACAAGGTCTTACTACAG CTTCCTCCAACTCAGCTGGGAAATGCATTGACTAAAATCTCATCCTTAAGAGCTCCTCTGGCCGCGCATGCCAGCCAGCCAGATATTCAGTCTTCACTTCCAAG ATCTACATTGGCTGTTCTTGGACTTGTCCCTGATTCTCAGGGAACACAGACGAGTCAAGTACAAGCAAGTGAAACACAAGAGAGTCAGGTGCAAGCGAGTGAGACACAAGAGAGTCAG GTGCAAGCGAGTGAGACACAAGAGAGTCAGGTGCAAGCGAGTGAGACACAAGAGAGTCAGGTGCAAGCGAGTGAAACACAAGAGAGTCAGATGCAAGCCAGTGAAACACAAGAGGGTCAGGGAAAGCAGCAAGCAAGCGAGTCGCAAGAGCAAACGAGCCCGTCTCAGCAAGTCTCCGTACCATTGAGTCACTCTGAAACAGATCATAATCAGGAAACCAGTCAGGTGGTTGCCAGTCATTCTCAAAGCAGTCCTATAGCTACGGGCCGGTCAGAGACGAGTCAGTCTCAGAGCAGTCCCATTGGTGCGGGTCAGTCTGAAGTGAGTCAGACCACCCAAGTGTCGGACTCGGATCCTCCTCTAGCACCAACGAGCCATACCCAGACATCAGATTCTCAACCCGATAATGAGAAGATGGAAGAGGACACAGCAACCTCGGAAAACGAGAGGTCTGAAGTTGACAAGTCAAAGGAATCTTCTGCAGAAGAAGAAGAAGAAGAGTGA